A DNA window from Thermococcus sp. 4557 contains the following coding sequences:
- a CDS encoding secondary thiamine-phosphate synthase enzyme YjbQ, whose protein sequence is MLFEIEVSTEERLQIVDITPEVQRLVYRSGVKHGIAVVFVRHTTTGLLINEAESGLLRDIKARMKELVPEGAGYAHDRIDSNAHAHLRATLFLNPEVVVPIDGAELQLGTWQRILFIELDGPRRRKVQVMVCPCPEFPGE, encoded by the coding sequence ATGCTCTTTGAGATTGAGGTTTCCACGGAGGAGAGGCTCCAGATAGTTGATATAACCCCCGAGGTCCAGAGGCTGGTCTATCGCTCAGGGGTTAAACATGGCATCGCCGTCGTTTTTGTCAGACACACAACCACCGGTCTCCTTATAAACGAGGCTGAAAGCGGGCTTCTTCGGGACATTAAAGCTCGGATGAAAGAGCTGGTTCCTGAGGGTGCCGGCTACGCCCACGACCGCATAGACAGCAACGCCCACGCACACCTGCGGGCGACCCTCTTCCTGAACCCCGAGGTCGTCGTTCCCATAGACGGGGCCGAGCTCCAGCTCGGGACCTGGCAGCGGATACTCTTCATCGAGCTGGACGGCCCGAGGCGCAGGAAGGTTCAGGTCATGGTGTGTCCATGTCCGGAGTTCCCTGGGGAGTAA